Part of the Chloroflexota bacterium genome is shown below.
GCACGATATCGGCGTCAACAGCCTCATGTGGGCCTCCGATTATCCGCACCCGGACTCCACCTGGCCTGACTCCCACGGCTCCATCAAGAAACAGTTCGCGGGCGTCCCCGCCGATGAAGTGAAAAAGATGACCTACGGAAACGTCGTCCGCTTCTACCACCTGAACTAACAGTGCGCCCAAGCCTCGCCTTCCAATAAAGGCCTCAGGCATTCGGTAGACCTCCCGAACAGACCCGCCCACACAAACGAAATGCCCCTTTCGAAGATTCTGGCCTCAGGCCGGACCTTCGGCCCGGTCTGCCGGAACCACTCGCAGGGAAGGGGTAAAGGTTAGGTCGCCTGAATCCCCCTCTCCTCCGTCATCTGGCATGCTGCCTATGCAGAAAAAGTAAGGCCTCCGGCTTCACGCCGGAGGCCTTTGCATCTGCTCGAACCTTCGTCCTAAATGCGGCTGATGTACGTCCCGGTGCGCGTATCCACCTTCACCGTATCGCCCACGTTCACAAAGAGCGGCACATCAACGGTCAGCCCCGTGGCGGTCTTGGCCTTCTTGCCGCCGCCGGCCGCCGTATCGCCCTTGAACCCCGGCTCAGCCTCCACGATCTTCAGGTCAACCGTGATCGGCAGCGTCACGGAGATCGGCCGCTCCTTGTAGACCACCATTTCCACCGGCATGCCGTCCTGCAGGAACTTCACCGATTCGCCAAGGAGCTCGCTGGGTATGGCCTTCTCCTCATACGTCTCGCCGTCCATGAAGTGGTACATATCGCCATCGGCATAGAGGAAGGTCCCGGCGCGGCTCTCCACAACGGCCTTCGGCACCTTATCGTCGGTGCGGTAGACCTTTTCCGTTGTCGCGCCCGTCGCCACGTTGCGCAGCTTCATCCGCATCCGAGCTTCGGAGTTGCCCTTGCCGGCTTTGTACTGCTGGTACTCGAGGATGGTGAAGAGCTGGCCGTCTATCTCAAGGATCGTGCCCCGCGAAATTTCCAGGGCAGGAATCATGGTAGCCATAGGAATACCTCCACAACGGTCGGGGAGGGCAAGTGTACCACAGGGTTAGCGGCGGCCACAATCAGAGGCGGAAGGGCCCGGGAGGTGGTAGAATCTCGGCGGCATCCCGGCTGGAGGCATCCTCGCCCGACCCACCATGCCCGAACAGATAGTCAACGGACTGCGCATCTACTACGACGAGCGCGGCGCGCCCGATGGCCCTGCCATCCTCTTCATCCCCGGCCTGGGCAGCAGCCACCTCAGCTGGGGCGGCGTCACCAGGCACATCCCGCCCTCCTACCGCATCATCGTCGTGGATCCGCGCGATGCCGGCCGGAGCGAGCGCACCATCGCCGATTACACCGTCGGCGATATGGCGGAAGATATCGCAGGCCTCCTCCAGGGGCTGAACGTCAAGAAGACCGCCGTCGTCGGCATCTCCATGGGAGGCGCCATCGCCCAGGAGCTGGCGATCCGCTACCCGGACAGGGTCGAGCGGGCCGTCCTCGTCGCCACCTATGATTCAGGGGACTCCCGGGGCACCTTCATCTTCGAGCAGTTCGCCCGCCTGCGCCGCCTCCTTTCCAAGGAAGATTATTACCGCACCATCCTTCCCTGGA
Proteins encoded:
- the efp gene encoding elongation factor P yields the protein MATMIPALEISRGTILEIDGQLFTILEYQQYKAGKGNSEARMRMKLRNVATGATTEKVYRTDDKVPKAVVESRAGTFLYADGDMYHFMDGETYEEKAIPSELLGESVKFLQDGMPVEMVVYKERPISVTLPITVDLKIVEAEPGFKGDTAAGGGKKAKTATGLTVDVPLFVNVGDTVKVDTRTGTYISRI
- a CDS encoding alpha/beta hydrolase; translated protein: MPEQIVNGLRIYYDERGAPDGPAILFIPGLGSSHLSWGGVTRHIPPSYRIIVVDPRDAGRSERTIADYTVGDMAEDIAGLLQGLNVKKTAVVGISMGGAIAQELAIRYPDRVERAVLVATYDSGDSRGTFIFEQFARLRRLLSKEDYYRTILPWIYTHQEFESIAPDQAVKQFAQDPFFQDPDTYERQMRATIAYRSRDRLGLITCPTLVIFGDEDMFTPLRFARSLQAGIRNSRLVVVSGAGHGIIWTRIVEVASLIANFMKEPPPKKQEAAS